ATGATCACTGCCGGCAATCAGGCCCAGATCGGCATTGCGGAACTTGGCCGCGGGCTGCTGGATGACTCGCGTGTCACGGCTCTGGGTCTGCATATTGAAGGTTTCGGCGACCTGCGTGCATGGGAAGAGCTCGCGGCTTACGCGAAATCCGTGAACAAGCCGATTGTCGCCATCAAGGTCGGAAAGTCTGCGCAGGCGCAGGCGGCGACTGTGTCTCATACTGCCTCGCTTGCGGGCGGAGATGCAGGCGCCGCAGCGCTTTTGAAACGTCTTGGGATTGCGCGGCTGGATGACCTCGCGTCCTTCCTTGAAACGTTGAAGCTGTTGCATGTGACGGGGCCGCTACCCTCCAATACAATCGCCACAATGAGCTGCTCTGGCGGCGAAGCCAGCCTTGCTGCTGACACGGCCCATGGCCGCGATCTTGTCTTCCCTCCCTTAAATGACCGCCAGAAAACCGACCTGCGCGACGCCCTCGGCCCGATGGTCGCCTTGGCCAACCCGCTGGACTATCACACCTATATCTGGCGCGATGTCCCTGCCCTGACCAAGACTTTTGCCGCCATGGTCGACCCGCAGCTCGCCATGACCATGCTGATCCTCGATCTGCCCCGCACGGATCGCGGAGACCCCGAGGACTGGCTGGAAACCGTCAAGGCCCTGATTGCCGCCAAAGAGCAAACCGGCGGCAACTTTGGCCTCGTCGCCACCCTGCCGGAACTCCTGCCCGAAGACTTGGCCCAAGAGCTGACCGCAGCGGGCATCGTCGCCTTTTCCGGCCTCAATGAGGCCATGGCCGCCTGCGAAGCCGCGGCGATGAGCCCAAGCGAAGAGCGTGCCCCCCTGCTTTTGCCAACCCCCACGGTCACACCTGAATTGGTCAACGAAGCCGAAGCCAAAACCGCACTCGCAGGCTTTGGTCTGCGCATCCCCAAGGCTCAGCAGGCCCCGGGCAAAGACGCCCTGTCCGCAGCCATCGAAGCGGTCGGCATGCCCTGCGTGATCAAAGCCGAAGGCCTCGCCCACAAGTCCGACGTGGGCGGCGTCTATCTGGCACGTGACACAAAGGAAGAGGCCATTGCCGCAGCCCACGCCATGCCGTGCGAGACATGGCTTGTCGAAGAGCTGGTTGACGGCACCATCGCCGAACTCTTGGTCGGCGTTGTGAAAGACCCGGCCCATGGCTTTGTCCTGACGCTCGCGGCGGGCGGTACCTTGACCGAACTTCTGCAGGACGGGCGCTCTTTGCTCGTTCCAGCCGGTGATGCCGAGATCACCGAAGCCCTCTCAGAGCTGCGTATCGCCAAACAGCTCAACGGTTATCGCGGCGCGGCGCCTGCGGATATGCCTTCCGTGCTTGCAGCCATCCGCGCTGTGCAGGACTATGTCATGGCAAACGCCGAAGGGCTCGAGGAGATCGAGATCAACCCGCTGCTCTGCACCGCTGAAACTGCGGTTGCGGTCGACGCGTTGATCCGCCGTAAGGACTAACCCATGCGCAAAATCGGAGCGGTGATCTTTTCAGACTTTGAAATGCTCGACCTGTTCGGGCCGCTTCAGATGTTCTCGATGCACCGCGAGGAATTTGAAATCCTGACCGTAGGCGAGACCCGCGCACAGGTGAAATCCTCGGGTGGCCCAAAGGTCGTGCCCGATCACTCTATTGCCGATCCGATCCGCTATGACATCCTATTGGTTCCGGGCGGCAAGGGCACACGCGCGGCACGTCACAATGAGGTTTTGCTGAGCTGGCTCAGCAAAGCGGCGGCGCAAGCGGAACTGGTCACCAGCGTTTGCACAGGCTCGCTGTTGCTTGCCAGTGCGGGCATTCTGCGCGGCCGCCGTGCCACCACCAACAAACGTGCGTTTGATTGGGTGGTCGATCACGCCCCATCAGGCATCAACTGGCAACCCGAGGCCCGCTGGGTCGAGGACCGCAATATCCTGACCTCGTCAGGCGTTTCTGCTGGCATGGATATGAGCCTCGCCGTGATTGAAAGAACCCTTGGCCCGAAGGCTGCAAAAGACGCAGCGCTTTGGGCGGAATACACACCGCATAAGGATGCGGATTTCGACCCATTTTCGTTGGAAGGACAAACGATATGACCGACAGCCCCGTCAAAACCCGCCGCGAAGGCGCGATCCTAGAAGTCACGCTGGACCGCCCAAAGGCCAATGCGATTGACCTGGCCACCAGCCGCATCATGGGTCAGGTATTCGCCGATTTCCGCGATGACCCAGAGCTGCGCGTTGCCATCATCACCGGTGGCGGCGAGAAATTCTTCTGC
This is a stretch of genomic DNA from Cognatishimia activa. It encodes these proteins:
- a CDS encoding DJ-1/PfpI family protein translates to MRKIGAVIFSDFEMLDLFGPLQMFSMHREEFEILTVGETRAQVKSSGGPKVVPDHSIADPIRYDILLVPGGKGTRAARHNEVLLSWLSKAAAQAELVTSVCTGSLLLASAGILRGRRATTNKRAFDWVVDHAPSGINWQPEARWVEDRNILTSSGVSAGMDMSLAVIERTLGPKAAKDAALWAEYTPHKDADFDPFSLEGQTI
- a CDS encoding acetate--CoA ligase family protein, which translates into the protein MTRDLSRLLRPKSIAVVGGGAWCAAVIEQCQNMGFQGEIWPVHPKAEELAGLPVFKDLAGLPSAPDAVFLGVNRFITVDLVGQLSAMNAGGAVCFASGFLEASAEDENAAGLQDKLLAAAGDMPILGPNCYGFINYLDGALLWPDQQGGQSADTGVAIVTQSSNIAINLTMQNRGLPIAYMITAGNQAQIGIAELGRGLLDDSRVTALGLHIEGFGDLRAWEELAAYAKSVNKPIVAIKVGKSAQAQAATVSHTASLAGGDAGAAALLKRLGIARLDDLASFLETLKLLHVTGPLPSNTIATMSCSGGEASLAADTAHGRDLVFPPLNDRQKTDLRDALGPMVALANPLDYHTYIWRDVPALTKTFAAMVDPQLAMTMLILDLPRTDRGDPEDWLETVKALIAAKEQTGGNFGLVATLPELLPEDLAQELTAAGIVAFSGLNEAMAACEAAAMSPSEERAPLLLPTPTVTPELVNEAEAKTALAGFGLRIPKAQQAPGKDALSAAIEAVGMPCVIKAEGLAHKSDVGGVYLARDTKEEAIAAAHAMPCETWLVEELVDGTIAELLVGVVKDPAHGFVLTLAAGGTLTELLQDGRSLLVPAGDAEITEALSELRIAKQLNGYRGAAPADMPSVLAAIRAVQDYVMANAEGLEEIEINPLLCTAETAVAVDALIRRKD